The genome window GCCGCCGTTGATTGCTTCGTGGGTCAGTTCGTCGCAACGTTCGTTATCAGCGATGCCGGCGTGACCCTTCACCCACACAAAATTCACGTTGTGAAAATCGCACAGCGGGATCAATTCTTCCCACAAATCGACGTTTAGCGCGGGATCTTTTTTATTGCGCATCCAGCCGTTGGCCTGCCATTTTTCCACCCAGCCTTTGGTCATCGCGTTTACCAAATATTGCGAATCGCTGTGCAGCGTAACGCGGCAGGATGTTTTCAGCTGTCGCAGCGCTTCGATGGCTGCGGTAATTTCCATCCGGTTGTTGGTGGTCAGGCGAAATGCGCCGCAAATTTCTTTTTTCTGATCGTCGTATCGCAAAACGGCGCCGTAGCCGCCCGGTCCGGGATTACCGATCGCGCCGCCATCGGTATAAATGGTCACATGTTTTTTCGTATTCATGCCCATATTTAACAAAATTTCAGTCAAAAACGATATAATTTTTCAAATTGCGAAATTGCAGTTTTTGCATTACCGGGTTCAAATCTGCTGCCAAACTTTGTTAATAATCGTGCAAAGATGTGGCTATTTTGACAGCGCGATCGTA of Calditrichia bacterium contains these proteins:
- the rnhA gene encoding ribonuclease HI; its protein translation is MNTKKHVTIYTDGGAIGNPGPGGYGAVLRYDDQKKEICGAFRLTTNNRMEITAAIEALRQLKTSCRVTLHSDSQYLVNAMTKGWVEKWQANGWMRNKKDPALNVDLWEELIPLCDFHNVNFVWVKGHAGIADNERCDELTHEAINGGNLQIDTAYEKIAK